A DNA window from Trichosurus vulpecula isolate mTriVul1 chromosome 2, mTriVul1.pri, whole genome shotgun sequence contains the following coding sequences:
- the MSL2 gene encoding E3 ubiquitin-protein ligase MSL2 isoform X1: MNPVNATALYISASRLVLNYDPGDPKSFTEINRLLPFFRQSLSCCVCGNLLQDPIAPTNSTCQHYVCKTCKGKKMMMKPSCSWCKDYEQFEENKQLSILVNCYKKLCEYITQTTLARDIIEAVDCSADILALLKDGSLLCEEMEKPSDSPFALCLTHSPLPSTSEPTNDPQASLSPVQESTLNIDISSSVINGLPTCNGLSIDKFGINIPSPEHSNTIDVCNTGVDIKTEDISNSLPPVCDSVSTDLCPGINICSFSEDIKPGDSLLLSVEEVLRSLETVSNTEVVCSNLQPNLEASVSNGPFMQLSSQPLSHVFMSTNPSPHGISCTAATPKVAKLNRKRSRSESDSEKVQPLPISSIIRGPTLGASAPVTVKRESKISLQPIATVPNGGTTPKISKTVLLSNKSMKKNLEHGPKKSHPKAKPGLLKTKDKATKEKIPSNNVMPGSPTKTVYKKPQEKKGCKCGRATQNPSVLTCRGQRCPCYSNRKACLDCICRGCQNSYMANGEKKLEAFAVPEKALEQTRLTLGINVTSIAVRNASTSTSVINVTGSPVTTFLAASTHDDKSLDEAIDMRYDC, from the coding sequence gaaattTGCTGCAAGATCCTATTGCTCCCACCAACTCGACATGTCAACACTATGTCTGCAAAACTTGTAAAggcaagaaaatgatgatgaagcCGTCATGTAGCTGGTGCAAGGACTATGAACAGTTTGAGGAGAATAAACAATTAAGCATCTTAGTAAACTGCTACAAAAAACTATGCGAATATATAACACAAACCACATTGGCACGGGACATAATCGAAGCAGTCGATTGTTCTGCTGATATTTTGGCATTACTCAAAGATGGATCTTTGCTTTGTGAGGAGATGGAAAAACCCTCTGATTCACCCTTTGCTTTGTGTTTGACACATTCCCCTTTACCTTCAACTTCAGAACCTACTAATGATCCTCAAGCTAGTTTATCCCCAGTACAGGAAAGCACACTCAATATTGATATCAGCAGTTCTGTTATCAATGGATTGCCCACTTGTAATGGGCTCTCAATAGATAAGTTTGGTATAAATATTCCTTCACCTGAACATTCAAATACAATTGATGTATGTAACACTGGAGTTGACATAAAAACTGAAGATATATCGAATAGCTTGCCACCtgtctgtgactcagtttctacTGACTTGTGTCCAGGCATCAATATCTGCAGTTTCAGTGAAGATATAAAACCTGGTGACTCTTTATTGCTTAGTGTTGAGGAAGTACTCCGGAGCTTAGAAACTGTTTCAAACACAGAGGTGGTTTGTTCTAATTTGCAGCCTAACTTGGAAGCTAGTGTATCCAATGGACCTTTTATGCAGCTCTCTTCCCAACCTCTTAGCCATGTTTTCATGTCCACCAATCCATCACCTCATGGGATATCATGTACAGCAGCAACACCTAAGGTCGCTAAGTTAAATAGAAAACGATCAAGGTCAGAAAGTGATAGTGAAAAAGTTCAGCCACTTCCCATTTCTAGCATTATCCGGGGCCCAACACTGGGGGCATCAGCTCCTGTAACAGTGAAACGAGAGAGCAAAATCTCTCTTCAGCCTATAGCCACTGTTCCTAATGGAGGCACTACTCCCAAAATCAGCAAAACTGTACTTTTATCTAATAAAAGcatgaaaaagaatttggaacatgGACCCAAAAAATCTCACCCTAAAGCcaaaccaggtcttctgaaaACGAAAGATAAAGCAACAAAGGAAAAGATTCCTAGCAATAATGTTATGCCAGGAAGTCCTACCAAGACTGTGTACAAAAAGCCACAAGAGAAGAAAGGGTGTAAGTGTGGGCGTGCTACTCAAAATCCAAGTGTTCTTACCTGCCGAGGCCAACGCTGCCCTTGCTACTCTAACCGCAAAGCCTGCTTAGACTGTATATGTCGTGGCTGCCAAAACTCATATATGGCCAATGGTGAGAAGAAGCTGGAGGCATTTGCAGTGCCAGAAAAGGCCTTGGAGCAGACCAGGCTTACTTTGGGCATTAATGTGACCAGCATTGCTGTGCGCAATGCCAGCACAAGCACCAGTGTAATTAATGTAACAGGGTCACCAGTAACTACGTTTTTAGCTGCCAGTACACATGATGATAAAAGTTTGGATGAAGCTATAGACATGAGATACGACTGTTAA
- the MSL2 gene encoding E3 ubiquitin-protein ligase MSL2 isoform X2: MMMKPSCSWCKDYEQFEENKQLSILVNCYKKLCEYITQTTLARDIIEAVDCSADILALLKDGSLLCEEMEKPSDSPFALCLTHSPLPSTSEPTNDPQASLSPVQESTLNIDISSSVINGLPTCNGLSIDKFGINIPSPEHSNTIDVCNTGVDIKTEDISNSLPPVCDSVSTDLCPGINICSFSEDIKPGDSLLLSVEEVLRSLETVSNTEVVCSNLQPNLEASVSNGPFMQLSSQPLSHVFMSTNPSPHGISCTAATPKVAKLNRKRSRSESDSEKVQPLPISSIIRGPTLGASAPVTVKRESKISLQPIATVPNGGTTPKISKTVLLSNKSMKKNLEHGPKKSHPKAKPGLLKTKDKATKEKIPSNNVMPGSPTKTVYKKPQEKKGCKCGRATQNPSVLTCRGQRCPCYSNRKACLDCICRGCQNSYMANGEKKLEAFAVPEKALEQTRLTLGINVTSIAVRNASTSTSVINVTGSPVTTFLAASTHDDKSLDEAIDMRYDC; this comes from the coding sequence atgatgatgaagcCGTCATGTAGCTGGTGCAAGGACTATGAACAGTTTGAGGAGAATAAACAATTAAGCATCTTAGTAAACTGCTACAAAAAACTATGCGAATATATAACACAAACCACATTGGCACGGGACATAATCGAAGCAGTCGATTGTTCTGCTGATATTTTGGCATTACTCAAAGATGGATCTTTGCTTTGTGAGGAGATGGAAAAACCCTCTGATTCACCCTTTGCTTTGTGTTTGACACATTCCCCTTTACCTTCAACTTCAGAACCTACTAATGATCCTCAAGCTAGTTTATCCCCAGTACAGGAAAGCACACTCAATATTGATATCAGCAGTTCTGTTATCAATGGATTGCCCACTTGTAATGGGCTCTCAATAGATAAGTTTGGTATAAATATTCCTTCACCTGAACATTCAAATACAATTGATGTATGTAACACTGGAGTTGACATAAAAACTGAAGATATATCGAATAGCTTGCCACCtgtctgtgactcagtttctacTGACTTGTGTCCAGGCATCAATATCTGCAGTTTCAGTGAAGATATAAAACCTGGTGACTCTTTATTGCTTAGTGTTGAGGAAGTACTCCGGAGCTTAGAAACTGTTTCAAACACAGAGGTGGTTTGTTCTAATTTGCAGCCTAACTTGGAAGCTAGTGTATCCAATGGACCTTTTATGCAGCTCTCTTCCCAACCTCTTAGCCATGTTTTCATGTCCACCAATCCATCACCTCATGGGATATCATGTACAGCAGCAACACCTAAGGTCGCTAAGTTAAATAGAAAACGATCAAGGTCAGAAAGTGATAGTGAAAAAGTTCAGCCACTTCCCATTTCTAGCATTATCCGGGGCCCAACACTGGGGGCATCAGCTCCTGTAACAGTGAAACGAGAGAGCAAAATCTCTCTTCAGCCTATAGCCACTGTTCCTAATGGAGGCACTACTCCCAAAATCAGCAAAACTGTACTTTTATCTAATAAAAGcatgaaaaagaatttggaacatgGACCCAAAAAATCTCACCCTAAAGCcaaaccaggtcttctgaaaACGAAAGATAAAGCAACAAAGGAAAAGATTCCTAGCAATAATGTTATGCCAGGAAGTCCTACCAAGACTGTGTACAAAAAGCCACAAGAGAAGAAAGGGTGTAAGTGTGGGCGTGCTACTCAAAATCCAAGTGTTCTTACCTGCCGAGGCCAACGCTGCCCTTGCTACTCTAACCGCAAAGCCTGCTTAGACTGTATATGTCGTGGCTGCCAAAACTCATATATGGCCAATGGTGAGAAGAAGCTGGAGGCATTTGCAGTGCCAGAAAAGGCCTTGGAGCAGACCAGGCTTACTTTGGGCATTAATGTGACCAGCATTGCTGTGCGCAATGCCAGCACAAGCACCAGTGTAATTAATGTAACAGGGTCACCAGTAACTACGTTTTTAGCTGCCAGTACACATGATGATAAAAGTTTGGATGAAGCTATAGACATGAGATACGACTGTTAA